From the Acinetobacter wanghuae genome, one window contains:
- the dhaK gene encoding dihydroxyacetone kinase subunit DhaK, translated as MKKLINNPENLVVEMCKGFVLAHPELAFNESYKIVSRKEKHNNVALISGGGSGHEPAHAGFVGTGMLDAAVCGDVFASPSQIQIYKALTQVATDKGVLMIIKNYSGDMMNFQNGAALATDDGIKVDYVKVADDIAVKDSLYTVGRRGVAGTVFVHKIAGAAASKGLDLAKVKTVAQKAADNVISLGFAYSSCTVPAKGTPTFTLADDEMEYGVGIHGEPGIRREKILPSQELAQRIVDDLFLDRPDLKEVAVLVNGFGTTPLQELYVFNNDVCEHLARKGIKIYRTFVGNYMTSIDMNGASVSLLAVDDELKGYLDAEANTPAFKMDGSPALAFEFAAKDSKAARSANIEVETQPEHAVISNEQFSIENMRYVVDVMSACIIKNEVPFCELDAHAGDGDFGMSVAKGFKQLKREWQDLIQAQHMDEFMLNCSMIIMEHCGGASGPIWGSAFRAASKAIKGKTTLSVADFAEMLQAAVQGIQTTGERSFGRGAVVGDKTLIDALVPCADSWSANTDKSFKENFVLGAAAAVAGAESTKEIVARMGRAGTVGDRSLGYPDAGAHGLGVIFSDVAEHIK; from the coding sequence ATGAAAAAACTCATCAACAACCCTGAAAACTTGGTTGTCGAAATGTGCAAAGGCTTCGTGCTGGCACATCCTGAACTTGCATTTAACGAATCTTATAAAATCGTGTCACGCAAAGAAAAACACAACAATGTGGCACTCATCAGTGGTGGTGGTTCTGGTCACGAACCTGCACATGCAGGCTTTGTCGGCACAGGCATGTTAGATGCTGCTGTGTGTGGCGATGTCTTTGCATCACCGTCACAAATTCAAATTTATAAAGCATTGACCCAAGTCGCAACCGACAAAGGCGTGCTGATGATTATCAAAAACTATTCTGGCGATATGATGAATTTCCAGAATGGTGCAGCTTTAGCAACAGACGACGGTATTAAAGTTGACTATGTCAAAGTCGCAGATGACATTGCAGTTAAAGACAGCCTATACACAGTCGGTCGTCGTGGTGTGGCAGGCACAGTATTCGTCCATAAAATTGCCGGCGCAGCAGCATCAAAAGGTTTAGACCTTGCAAAAGTGAAAACCGTTGCGCAAAAAGCCGCAGATAACGTGATTAGCCTTGGTTTTGCCTATAGCTCATGTACCGTTCCTGCCAAAGGTACGCCAACGTTTACCTTAGCAGATGACGAAATGGAATACGGCGTCGGTATTCATGGTGAACCGGGTATCCGTCGTGAAAAAATCTTACCATCGCAAGAACTGGCTCAACGCATTGTCGATGACTTGTTCCTTGACCGTCCTGACCTGAAGGAAGTTGCGGTATTGGTGAATGGTTTTGGTACAACGCCACTGCAAGAACTGTATGTATTTAACAATGATGTGTGCGAGCATTTGGCGCGTAAAGGGATCAAAATTTACCGTACATTCGTTGGCAACTACATGACCAGTATCGACATGAACGGTGCATCGGTGTCATTACTTGCGGTTGATGATGAACTTAAAGGCTACTTAGATGCCGAAGCCAATACCCCTGCATTTAAAATGGATGGCTCACCTGCGTTAGCATTTGAGTTTGCAGCCAAAGATAGCAAAGCTGCACGTAGCGCAAATATTGAAGTGGAAACACAGCCTGAACACGCGGTCATTAGCAATGAACAGTTCAGCATTGAAAATATGCGTTATGTGGTCGATGTGATGTCTGCTTGTATTATTAAAAATGAAGTACCTTTCTGCGAGTTAGATGCTCACGCAGGCGACGGCGACTTCGGTATGAGCGTGGCAAAAGGCTTTAAACAGCTAAAACGTGAATGGCAAGACTTAATCCAAGCACAGCATATGGATGAGTTTATGTTGAACTGCTCAATGATCATTATGGAACATTGTGGCGGTGCGTCAGGTCCAATTTGGGGTTCAGCATTCCGTGCTGCAAGTAAAGCCATTAAAGGCAAAACCACTCTAAGCGTGGCGGATTTTGCTGAGATGCTACAAGCGGCAGTTCAAGGCATTCAAACCACAGGTGAACGTTCATTCGGTCGCGGTGCTGTTGTGGGTGATAAAACCTTAATTGATGCTCTAGTACCATGTGCAGACTCATGGTCAGCAAACACAGACAAAAGCTTTAAAGAAAACTTTGTCCTTGGTGCTGCTGCTGCTGTTGCCGGTGCAGAGTCGACTAAAGAAATTGTCGCGCGTATGGGTCGTGCAGGTACGGTCGGTGATCGCAGCTTAGGCTATCCTGATGCAGGTGCACATGGTTTAGGTGTGATCTTTAGCGATGTTGCTGAACACATTAAATAA